A genomic stretch from Apodemus sylvaticus chromosome 12, mApoSyl1.1, whole genome shotgun sequence includes:
- the Il19 gene encoding interleukin-19, whose protein sequence is MKARCATHWLLGVTLILCLVHIYGLRRCLISVDVRIIEKSFHEIKRALQTKDTFKNVTILPTLENLRSIKPVDVCCVTNNLLTFYRDRVFKDHQERSLEVMRRISSIANSFLYMQKTLERCQVHRQCRCSQEATNATRIIHDNYNQLEVSSAALKSLGELNIFLAWIDRNHQETSAA, encoded by the exons ATGAAGGCCCGGTGCGCGACTCACTGGCTCCTGGGTGTGACGCTCATTCTCTGCTTGGTTCATATCTACGGTCTTAGGAGATGTCTGATTTCTGTGGACGTGCGCATCATAGAGAAGAGTTTCCATGAGATCAAGAGAGCCCTG CAAACTAAGGACACCTTCAAAAATGTCACCATCCTGCCCACCCTGGAGAACCTGAGGAGCATTAAG CCCGTAGATGTGTGCTGCGTGACCAACAACCTGCTGACATTCTACAGAGACAGGGTGTTCAAGGACCATCAGGAGAGAAGCCTTGAAGTCATGAGGAGAATCAGTAGCATTGCCAACTCTTTCCTCTACATGCAGAAAACTCTCGAGCGATGC CAGGTGCACAGACAATGTCGCTGCAGTCAGGAAGCCACCAATGCAACCAGAATCATCCATGACAATTACAATCAG ctgGAGGTCTCATCTGCCGCCCTTAAGTCTCTAGGAGAGCTGAACATATTTTTAGCCTGGATTGACAGGAATCATCAGGAAACTTCTGCGGCTTGA